A stretch of Mytilus edulis chromosome 11, xbMytEdul2.2, whole genome shotgun sequence DNA encodes these proteins:
- the LOC139494986 gene encoding angiopoietin-related protein 1-like — MNWFSYKYGFGDAYTEVWLGNDNLYRLTSSRKTEMLILMEAWDGVWKYASYSEFYINSEFDKYRIRVSGFSGTAGDSLMHMMPFTSPQGGQQFSTRDSDNDGWPNSCNPTHHKGGFWFNKCGASDLNGHYYSSAVDIPASCNWFTFSNNRQSLKTIFMMVRKV; from the exons ATGAATTGGTTCAGTTATAAATATGGTTTTGGCGATGCTTATACTGAAGTTTGGCTAG GAAATGACAATTTATACAGGCTCACTTCGTCCCGTAAAACTGAGATGTTGATTTTAATGGAGGCGTGGGATGGAGTGTGGAAATATGCCAGTTATTCTGAGTTCTATATCAATTCTGAGTTTGATAAATACCGCATAAGAGTTTCAGGTTTCAGTGGAACAGCAG GTGATAGTCTGATGCACATGATGCCCTTTACCTCGCCACAGGGAGGCCAGCAGTTCAGTACTCGTGATAGTGATAATGACGGATGGCCTAATAGTTGTAACCCTACTCATCACAAAGGTGGATTCTGGTTCAACAAGTGTGGAGCATCAGACCTAAACGGGCATTATTATAGTTCTGCTGTAGATATACCAGCATCCTGTAATTGGTTCACGTTTTCAAATAATCGACAGTCGCTTAAGACAATTTTTATGATGGTCAGAAAAGTATGA